Genomic segment of Gloeocapsa sp. PCC 7428:
TGTGCGATCGCTTCTTTTTATCTGCGCGATTATTCTTTTATTAGGATTAAGTGCGTGGCATCTGATTCCACACGCACAATATACGGTACTAAAAGTCAGCGATGGCGATACGATTACGGTGACTGATACCAAAGGAGCTAAAATTCACGTCCGCTTCGCCTGTGTTGATGCTCCAGAAATACCGCATTCTAATCAAGAAAAATACACGAAAAATAAGATTGCGCGTAATCAGTTTAACTGGGGAATGAAAGCGCAACAGCGCGTTCAGCAACTGATCGATCAAGGTGGCGATCGCGTTGCTTTAAAGATTACGGATAGCGATCGCTATGGTCGCCAAATTGGTGAAGTGCGTCTTGCTGATGGAACTTTGATTCAAGAAGTTTTGGCGCGTGAAGGACTCGCACTCGTTTACCGTCCTTATCTTAAAAATTGTCCGAGTGCTACTGCTGTTGAACAAGCGGAAGCTAAAGCTAAAAGTCAACGCACAGGTGTATGGAGTGATGCGCGTTTTGTCGAGCCTTGGCAGTACCGGAGCCGAAAATAAAAGAAGTAGAAATTGTTGCGCTAAATGGCATCCGCCTCATTTTGATGCACTCGATCTAACGTGGTATGGAATGTATTAATATCAGCGATTAAACTGGTAGATTGAAGGGCTGCAAGAGAAGTTGTGCGATTCTGCTCTGAGAATGAATAACAGGCATCGCTAATCAACACTGGGACATATCCTAAATCTGCGGCATGACGCACCGTAGGCTCAATGCCGAATTCGAGAACGGCTCCGACGATCGCGATCGCTTCAATTCGAGCATCCCGCAGCGCCAGATCCAGATACGAGCCAACAAATGCTGACATTGTTAGCTTGTCAAACGCGACTTCTGACGGTAGCGGTGCTAAATCTGGAACCACAGCATGAGCAGCAGAATCAGGTAAAAAATTGGGCTGAACTTCTGCAACCGTTGTCACGCGCTGGAGTGCCATTGCTCCCTTGAGTTGCGAAACACCGGCGATCTCTTTTGGCAACGTTGTATGACGCGAGAAGAAAACTCGCATTTGGTGAGATCTAGCGACATCAACAACCTGCTTTACCTGCTGAATAAATTCGACGGCATTAAATAGCTGTTGCGCGATTCCAACTTGCATATCGTAGACTAGAAGCGCCATTTTCTGAGGATGGCAAACATCCTCTAAGGTCATCGGAATAGAAAGTCCAAACGCAGATTGCATCATTAAGCTCCTACAGTTGTTAAAAAGTCTTGCGCGTGAGACTGGACGTAATCTTGAACGAATGCTGCAAACGATGTGGGGGAGTCATGCAAAAGGTCTGCGATCGTGCTAGTCACTGCTGATCCTGCCCCTGCTTGCCAACACTCAAATAACTGAGCTTCTGCATCGAGATACCATTCTGGTTCCCCATTTGCGAGTCGTGCAGCTTTCAAATCAGCAGGCGCAACATTAATGTATTGCACGGGTTTGTTGAGGGCTTCTGTAAAATAATCGGCAACTTGAGCAAAGGAAACCGCTTCAGATCCCGTCAAATCATAAGCTTGATTTTCATGTCCGGATTCACTCAAACAAACAGCGGCTACGGCGGCTACGTCGCGTGCATCGACATGGGAGATTTTTGTGTCTCCTACCGAGTGATAGAACGCACCTTGTTGAGCGATCGCGGAAGTAAACCAACGCATATTCTGCATGAGCATATTTGGACGAAGATGAGTCCAACTCATGCCTGATTTTTCTAGATGTTCTTCAATTTGGCGATGCCATTGCTGAAATGCGCTAGGAAGTTCGCCGGAACGTAATACCGATAGTTTCACAATATGACGAACTCCGGCGCGTTTTGCTGAATCAATAAAATTGCACTCTAATTCAACCTGGCGCGGATCGTTGGGCATCACAAGAAAGGCAGTTTCAATTCCTTGCAAAGCCGCATCTAAACTGTCGGGTTGTGAAAAATCACCTTGGGCAAGTTCAACGCCTTGAGATTGTAGTTTGGTTGCTTTTTGGCGATCGCGTACCAATCCTCTAATTGTGGCGTTTTTGTGCAGAAGATGATGAATCACTTCTCCACCAATGTTTCCAGTTGCGCCAGTGACAAGAATCGTCATAATAGTTAAGCCTCCTGTTCTCGATCGCTTACATAGTCGCAGTTCCAAGATTCGCAACGGTCATCAAACTACACTTTGGTTTGGAATATGATGCAA
This window contains:
- a CDS encoding thermonuclease family protein, encoding MKLPVRSLLFICAIILLLGLSAWHLIPHAQYTVLKVSDGDTITVTDTKGAKIHVRFACVDAPEIPHSNQEKYTKNKIARNQFNWGMKAQQRVQQLIDQGGDRVALKITDSDRYGRQIGEVRLADGTLIQEVLAREGLALVYRPYLKNCPSATAVEQAEAKAKSQRTGVWSDARFVEPWQYRSRK
- a CDS encoding cysteine hydrolase, which codes for MQSAFGLSIPMTLEDVCHPQKMALLVYDMQVGIAQQLFNAVEFIQQVKQVVDVARSHQMRVFFSRHTTLPKEIAGVSQLKGAMALQRVTTVAEVQPNFLPDSAAHAVVPDLAPLPSEVAFDKLTMSAFVGSYLDLALRDARIEAIAIVGAVLEFGIEPTVRHAADLGYVPVLISDACYSFSEQNRTTSLAALQSTSLIADINTFHTTLDRVHQNEADAI
- a CDS encoding SDR family oxidoreductase, translated to MTILVTGATGNIGGEVIHHLLHKNATIRGLVRDRQKATKLQSQGVELAQGDFSQPDSLDAALQGIETAFLVMPNDPRQVELECNFIDSAKRAGVRHIVKLSVLRSGELPSAFQQWHRQIEEHLEKSGMSWTHLRPNMLMQNMRWFTSAIAQQGAFYHSVGDTKISHVDARDVAAVAAVCLSESGHENQAYDLTGSEAVSFAQVADYFTEALNKPVQYINVAPADLKAARLANGEPEWYLDAEAQLFECWQAGAGSAVTSTIADLLHDSPTSFAAFVQDYVQSHAQDFLTTVGA